A stretch of Bombus huntii isolate Logan2020A chromosome 7, iyBomHunt1.1, whole genome shotgun sequence DNA encodes these proteins:
- the LOC126867585 gene encoding potassium channel subfamily K member 13-like, producing MCLPGGLGEDNARFILHFAALTLYMLAGAAIFQQLEADLEVQQTAEFWRVYHSFRKYHLQGSPIALQRLDELLYAYGNASFSGVINKSRRWDFLGSFHFVGTIVSTIGYGNTTPQTRAGKVVAVLYGFLGCSGGILFFNLFLERIITFLAWILRVIHIHRLKRHIRKNSSISRRSFGSSKNEKSLPDILEDDDDHLDVDEWKPSVYWVMLFLLLVCCMIACCAAAVYVQFEHWEYFDALYFCFVSFATIGFGDFVSTQNSYYPYIHWYRFINFIFLLIGCCCTYSLLNVTSIIIKQGLNCIIQKIQCRNQEMAASHLPKRKYSLSTIYFSKRRGTRIAARDSFKSDYLETPRRMSGELISMQDFFSANKVSLAVMQKELYEMAQSQKGASVGTIASNAVVLKSDAVGPLAIVTEKFKNKMSRKK from the exons ATGTGTCTCCCCGGTGGCCTCGGAGAGGACAACGCAAGATTCATCCTTCATTTCGCCGCTCTGACACTGTACATGTTAGCTGGCGCTGCAATCTTTCAACAACTAGAAGCTGATCTTGAAGTGCAACAG ACTGCAGAATTTTGGCGCGTTTATCATAGTTTTCGAAAGTATCATTTGCAAGGTAGTCCAATTGCTCTTCAAAGACTAGATGAGTTATTATACGCATATGGAAACGCTTCATTCTCCGGTGTCATCAACAAGAGCCGACGATGGGATTTTCTTGGCAGCTTTCACTTCGTGGGTACCATAGTTTCTACAATTG GATATGGAAATACCACACCGCAAACGAGAGCGGGTAAGGTAGTTGCTGTTCTGTATGGCTTTCTTGGTTGTTCCG GTggaattttattcttcaacTTGTTTCTTGAAAGGATCATCACTTTCCTTGCTTGGATTTTGAGAGTGATACATATCCATCGTTTAAAAAGGCATATTCGGAAAAATTCATCAATATCTCGACGTTCGTTCGGATCGtccaaaaatgaaaaatctttACCAGACATACTTGAAGATGATGACGATCATTTAGATGTCGATGAATGGAAACCAAGCGTATATTGGGTTAtgctatttttattattagtgTGTTGTATGATAGCTTGCTGCGCTGCAGCGGTTTACGTTCAGTTCGAACATTGGGAATACTTCGACGCTCTCTACTTTTGTTTCGTTAGTTTCGCAACTATTGGTTTCGGAGACTTCGTTAGTACACAAAACTCGTATTATCCTTACATTCATTG GTATCGTTTCATtaactttatatttttgctGATCGGTTGCTGTTGCACATACTCCCTATTGAACGTGACATcgattataataaaacaagGATTAAATTGCATCATACAAAAAATACAATGCAGAAATCAGGAAATGGCCGCATCACATTTACCAAAGAGGAAATATTCCTTGTCTacgatttatttttcaaaaagaagaggaacgaGGATAGCAGCAAGAGATTCGTTTAAATCAGATTACTTGGAAACTCCAAGAAGAATGTCTGGAGAACTGATTTCTATGCAAGATTTTTTCTCAGCGAACAAGGTTTCTTTGGCGGTAATGCAAAAAGAATTGTATGAAATGGCTCAATCACAAAAAGGGGCTAGTGTGGGTACGATCGCATCTAATGCCGTTGTTCTTAAGTCCGATGCAGTTGGCCCTCTGGCCATCGTTACCGAGAAGTTTAAAAACAAAATGTCAAGAAAGAAGTAA
- the LOC126867581 gene encoding calponin homology domain-containing protein DDB_G0272472-like: MYDIVNMVHMNEVTNLIDRMMKVSIFHPSEKLRMLKDEEKTFLDPNLIMNARHRILREDLSASSVNDSVLAETRKLLMQEETKQLYMKKQKRFFERELKKFEMEISKSRPKFSKPYTCTKRNFISSDDEDFWRTTRKLRNKITVEEQKNQINSNRNENIYIDPICKNSTIMESDDILLKLENEESQKEGDCEVQCIGSIKVTITDKTNSEIETQRLYLLRKYFDILKKNAIEKQRFRDIKVKIQQNIVLKIMRKYFYIWKACAKDATNCIQKQTEEKEVSEEQKIEMFINTIIKHQKEVIKKNQKPRIRNENLMVKESNNANMKKKSTYSKRIIVEPPAQCRLNAQKQIIEKQKAKLAEQSKIIEELKLKQMQEAILIANRETMDIAKKTLTNCGQSTRRTLIQLMQQNGYRDEILTVTRHPPEPPKFLLKMEARAEARRKRVKLAEEIRRQKLEEQKRKEEAARMEEEQKKRRLQQEALAEARKLRKEQEQNRQREIEKLQRLNSIADEFYRKYLLRHYIVKPFVMLIKELRINTKKAEDYYRTKLTKKIFAIWKKEVEIQYEIKTEIVESSYRTILMSRIFKEWKQEAKELNLKYQVAVDFYDMKLLDKYFNLWRVTTLELKAKSEEKTKLVIKIYENKLKVKYFGIWKRYLVIAIDIEKSEKRKNKLRQLVQEVIPDFDPIQRKVALED, from the exons ATGTATGATATAGTTAACATGGTACATATGAATGAAGTGACGAATCTAATTGATCGGATGATGAAAGTGAGCATTTTTCATCCATCAGAAAAACTTCGAATGTTGAAAGATGAAGAAAAAACGTTTCTCGATCCAAATTTAATAATGAATGCGAGACACCGCATACTGCGAGAGGACTTGTCTGCTTCATCCGTGAATGACTCCGTTTTGGCGGAAACTAGAAA ATTATTAATgcaagaagaaacgaaacaatTATATATGAAGAAACAAAAACGATTTTTTGAAAGAGAACTGAAAAAATTTGAGATGGAAATAAGTAAATCTCGACCTAAATTCTCGAAACCCTACACATGTACGAAGAGAAATTTTATATCGTCGGACGATGAAGATTTTTGGAGGACAACTAGGAAATTAAGGAATAAG ATAACAGTAGAAGAGCAAAAAAATCAAATCAATAGCAATcgtaatgaaaatatatacatagatcCTATTTGTAAAAATAGTACAATAATGGAAAGCGACGATATTTTGTTAAAACTCGAAAATGAAGAAAGTCAGAAGGAAGGGGATTGCGAAGTACAATGTATTGGAAGCATAAAAGTAACGATTACAGATAAAACTAATTCTGAAATAGAAACGCAACGTTTATATCTTCTAAGGAAATActtcgatattttaaaaaaaaatgctaTAGAAAAGCAACGTTTCCGTGACATTAAAGTGAAAATTCAGCAGAATATAGTATTAAAGATAATGAGAAAGTACTTCTATATTTGGAAAGCCTGTGCAAAAGATGCAACAAATTGCATTCAGAAGCaaacagaagaaaaagaagtttcCGAAGAACAAAAGATCGAAATGTTCATAAATACAATTATAAAGCATCAGAAAgaagtaataaaaaagaatcaaaAACCAAGAATTAGAAATGAAAACTTAATGGTGAAAGAATCCAACAATGCAAATATGAAGAAGAAAAGTACTTATAGTAAACGTATAATTGTCGAGCCACCAGCACAATGCCGGTTAAATGCTCAGAAACAGATAATAGAAAAGCAAAAAGCTAAATTAGCCGAACAGAGCAAGATAATCGAAGAATTAAAACTGAAACAGATGCAAGAGGCGATATTGATAGCAAATAGGGAGACAATGGACATAGCAAAAAAAACCCTCACTAATTGTGGGCAAAGTACGAGAAGAACATTGATTCAGTTAATGCAACAAAATGGTTACAG AGACGAAATTTTAACGGTAACTCGACACCCACCGGAACCAccaaaatttttattgaaaatggAAGCGCGAGCAGAGGCTAGACGGAAAAGAGTAAAATTGGCTGAAGAGATACGAAGACAAAAACTCGAAGAAcaaaaacgaaaagaagaagCCGCTAGAATGGAGGAGGaacagaaaaagagaagattaCAACAGGAG GCTTTGGCAGAGGCAAGAAAATTACGAAAAGAGCAAGAACAAAATCGACAGcgggaaatagaaaaattgcaAAGATTAAACAGTATAGCGGATGAATTCTATCGAAAGTATCTTCTACGACATTACATAGTGAAACCATTCGTAATGCTTATCAAAGAATTACGGATTAATACCAAAAAAGCAGAGGATTATTATAGGACAAAATtaacaaagaaaattttcgCGATATGGAAAAAGGAAGTAGAAATACAATACGAAATAAAAACTGAAATTGTCGAATCATCTTATCGCACAATTTTAATGTCAAGGATATTTAAAGAATGGAAACAGGAAGCGAAAGAATTAAACTTGAAATATCAAGTTGCAGTAGATTTCTATGATATGAAACTTCTAGATAAATACTTTAACTTGTGGCGAGTAACAACACTTGAACTTAAAGCAAAATCTGAAGAAAAAACAAAGTTAGTTAtcaaaatttatgaaaataagtTAAAAGTCAAGTATTTCGGCATATGGAAGAGATATCTCGTGATTGCTATAGATATtgaaaaaagtgaaaaaaggaaaaataaattacgacAGTTGGTGCAAGAAGTAATTCCTGATTTTGATCCTATACAGAGAAAGGTAGCATTGGAGGATTAA
- the LOC126867590 gene encoding palmitoyltransferase ZDHHC23-B, whose translation MTMWERLRNPCGWRAGAKQISVDAMIPIFAVPTLAVIAAQTVLCTIIIFVATPILVYYLHHNFLRFLLRTKFFLMWTITSVVMLMLIFEISVVPLLEILLEENLVFIMCVVGGIWCGYMTRLNADSATQEGSLTQGLELGEGSGELCITCRRRTPPKAHHCRMCQTCILNREYHCKWLDCCIGSSNLRWYLGCLFFSAIAFIYGSNLTMTSVCHPFILIGTVLLPDDCSDVYHQLDIALCFISALYSLLVGIVVVCYLIYHLWLIYLGTTSNERRLLEAGSPYDHGMLKNVSRLFCCKT comes from the exons ATGACTATGTGGGAAAGGCTACGGAATCCCTGTGGTTGGAGAGCTGGTGCTAAGCAAATATCAGTCGATGCAATGATACCAATATTTGCAGTCCCAACATTGGCAGTAATAGCCGCGCAAACAGTGTTATGtactataattatatttgttgCAACACCAATATTGGTGTATTACTTGCATCACAACTTCCTCAGATTTCTTCTACGTaccaaattttttttaatgtgGACAATTACCAGTGTAGTTATGTTGATGCTGATCTTTGAAATTAGTGTTGTACCATTACTAGAAATTTTGTTAGAAGAGAATCTAGTATTTATAATGTGTGTTGTGGGTGGTATATGGTGCGGCTACATGACTAGATTAAATGCAGATTCTGCAACTCAAGAAGGTAGTTTAACTCAGGGTTTAGAGCTTGGTGAAGGAAGTGGAGAACTTTGTATTACATGTAGAAGAAGAACACCTCCTAAAGCGCATCATTGTCGAATGTGTCAGACATGCATCCTTAATAGAGAATATCATTGTAAATG gtTGGATTGTTGTATAGGTTCAAGTAATTTAAGATGGTACTTGGGATGTTTATTCTTCTCAGCTATAGCTTTTATTTACGGTTCTAATTTGACTATGACTAGTGTATGTCATCCATTTATACTTATTGGTACTGTTCTTTTACCAGATGATTGCAGCGACGTATATCATCAATTAGA CATTGCCCTTTGCTTCATCTCTGCACTCTACAGCTTGCTTGTTGGGATAGTGGTagtttgttatttaatatatcatCTTTGGTTAATTTACCTTGGTACAACATCGAACGAACGACGTCTTCTGGAAGCTGGAAGTCCATATGACCATGgaatgttaaaaaatgtatctCGGTTATTTTGTTGCAAAACTTAG
- the LOC126867579 gene encoding PR domain zinc finger protein 10-like: protein MDPRGPPEGAPTNSFEINNIDKVSNNLVNWSTDHSFSSPMCEQQKKMNNNKLLFLTVEYVEDPSREYSRLFPTYEQVSFSPRPSSPLSDFEHRVSPLDPNMSSAARYSPTPVQLPPSPFHNSVVVLQDSSSPLISSTESNERTNVNYVSQLTHPIDTQSVQQSDSSTDYVANENEEQLVSSVGSELILMQETNSGLESATAPLMLTGMPSTDFTLSRDFLVMQDDQMNVINSFKTQNLDIDDSTHLSSNAENSNKENNADSSAASNEREINEILISTEEKKDCEKKNMKRSKRRINDKKSLCCDECDDVCTSHNVCTIADQPVPSRAIATLPGSYLSISKLSNSEIISGGSDYGVFAKRYIQKRTQFGPIEGVLYPYDGTPFRDELPLLYETENKEFLKVDVSNENASNWMRFVRPALTYKDQNLVICQQRDGIVFLTTRSILPKEELKAGPSTDYAIRRNLIPLKSTQETKDDKEHKNQISSWSRLDDNNSRRMKVFRGRNLKEKENSRQNNSKEWKCSVCGLIFRKSLLLNLHSLVHGSDKIKTKIQSTVCPQCGLQFQKQKELINHISQHGRLSLQKAKILTSLSTYKCSMCYKRFATKVRLQQHCLVHGAEDQKPLPCNICFKRFMNNSALSCHLKTHRENKQVFECPMCRQLFNQSITLKDHIETHKSEDGTFSCPYCQRIFIKYSVIRKHIRAHHCERKHKCQICAKRFATVDKLQMHLLKHSDHREFHCANCGKQFKRKDKLKEHMTKLHNSQTATEEQMSQVTQTKKFVPKVNPNDYNRFIYKCHQCLVGFKRRGMLVNHLAKRHPDVAPESVPELNLPILRQTRDYYCQYCDKVYKSSSKRKAHIMKNHPGAALPPSNRQKESDYSDLPNPTFSQTVGSITTTPQSCQWCHKQYASKAKLLQHQRKKHPNLMEPADQVPRSRNRQPQNQNQPPVLIEDHFVLSDYIQTCETNSDFFKPRIIKISDDVDLIGNGLEIVGQQFVRMRDIR, encoded by the exons ATGGATCCAAGGGGCCCTCCTGAGGGGGCCCCTACTAATTCCTTTGAGataaataatatcgataaagTGTCTAACAATTTAGTAAATTGGTCTACAGATCATTCTTTCTCTTCACCAATGTGCgaacaacaaaaaaaaatgaataataataaactgttatttttaaCT gTGGAATATGTGGAAGATCCATCACGGGAATATTCCCGTTTATTTCCAACATATGAACAAGTTTCCTTCTCTCCTAGACCATCGTCTCCACTTTCAGATTTTGAACATCGTGTTAGTCCTCTTGACCCCAATATGAGTTCAGCTGCTAGATATTCACCTACTCCTGTGCAACTTCCACCATCTCCGTTTCATAATTCTGTTGTTGTATTACAAgattcttcttctcctttaaTATCCTCAACTGAATCAAATGAAAGAACAAATGTTAATTATGTTTCTCAATTAACGCATCCAATTGATACACAAAGTGTACAGCAGTCAGATAGTTCTACTGACTATGTTGCTAATGAAAATGAGGAACAACTAGTGTCTAGTGTTGGCAGTGAGTTGATTCTTATGCAag AAACGAATTCCGGGCTAGAATCAGCAACAGCTCCATTAATGCTAACAGGAATGCCAAGTACAGATTTTACATTAAGTAGAGATTTTCTTGTTATGCAAGATGACCAAATGAATGTTATAAATTCGTTTAAAACACAAAACCTTGATATAGATGATTCTACACATCTTTCATCAAATGcagaaaattcaaataaagaaaataatgcaGATTCTTCAGCTGCATCTAATGAACgggaaattaatgaaattttaatatctactgaagaaaaaaaagattgtgaaaaaaagaatatgaaacgttcgaaacgtcgtataaatgataaaaaaagtttat gtTGCGATGAATGTGATGATGTGTGTACttcacataatgtatgtacaATAGCAGATCAACCAGTACCATCTCGTGCTATAGCAACACTACCAGGATCATACCTTTCTATAAGCAAATTATCCAATTCTGAAATTATATCAGGTGGATCAGATTATGGTGTGTTTGCAAAACGTTATATACAAAAACGTACTCAATTTGGACCTATAGAAGGTGTCTTATATCCTTACGATGGTACACCATTTAGAGATGAATTGCCATTGCTCTATGAAActgaaaataaagaatttttaaaagtaGATGTTTCAAATGAAA ATGCTTCAAATTGGATGCGCTTTGTTAGACCTGCATTAACATATAAAGATCAAAATTTGGTAATTTGTCAACAACGTGATGGAATAGTATTTTTGACTACAAGAAGTATTTTACCGAAGGAAGAATTAAAAGCTGGTCCTAGTACTGACTATGCAATACGTAGAAATTTAATACCACTCAAATCTACACAGGAAACGAAGGATGATAAAG AGCACAAAAATCAAATATCTAGTTGGTCACGGCtagatgataataattcccGGCGTATGAAAGTATTTCGCggaagaaatttgaaagagaaagaaaattcaagacaaaataattctaagGAATGGAAATGTTCTGTTTGTGgtttaatttttcgaaaatcaCTTTTGCTTAACTTACACTCTCTTGTTCATGGttctgataaaataaaaactaaaattcAATCTACAGTTTGTCCGCAATGTGGACTGCAATttcaaaaacaaaaagaattgATCAATCACATTTCACAACATGGGAGATTATCTTTGCAAAAAGCAAAAATATTGACTTCTTTGTCTACATATAAGTGTTCGATGTGCTATAAACGTTTTGCGACAAAAGTACGTTTACAGCAGCACTGCTTAGTGCATGGTGCTGAAGACCAAAAACCACTGCCATGTAATATTTGCTTCAAAAGATTCATGAATAATTCGGCACTCTCTTGTCACTTGAAAACACATAGAG AAAATAAACAAGTATTTGAGTGTCCAATGTGCCGACAACTATTTAATCAAAGCATAACATTAAAAGATCATATTGAAACTCATAAAAGTGAAGATGGCACATTTAGCTGTCCTTACTGCCAAagaatatttatcaaatattcgGTTATTCGTAAACATATTAGAGCACATCATTGTGAAAGAAAACACAAATGTCAAATTTGTGCAAAACGATTTGCTACAGTAGATAAATTACAGATGCATCTGCTAAAACATTCCGATCATAG aGAATTTCACTGTGCAAATTGTGGTAAACAATTTAAGAGAAAAGACAAATTAAAAGAACATATGACTAAATTACATAATTCACAGACAGCCACTGAAGAACAAATGTCGCAAGTTACACAAACTAAAAAATTTGTTCCAAAG GTAAACCCTAATGATTACAATCGTTTCATTTATAAATGTCACCAATGTTTGGTGGGTTTTAAACGAAGAGGAATGCTTGTAAATCATTTGGCGAAAAGACATCCAGATGTTGCGCCAGAATCTGTACCAGAGTTAAACTTACCAATTTTACGTCAAACGAGAGATTATTATTGTCAATATTGCGATAAG GTCTATAAAAGCAGCAGTAAACGTAAAGCACATATCATGAAAAATCATCCAGGAGCTGCTTTACCGCCGAGCAACCGACAAAAGGAGTCGGATTACTCCGATTTACCGAATCCAACATTTAGTCAAACTGTCGGTAGCATTACTACTACACCACAGAGTTGTCAATGGTGTCATAAACAATATGCTAGTAAA gCAAAACTTTTACAACATCAACGAAAGAAACACCCAAATTTAATGGAACCGGCTGATCAAGTACCGCGTTCACGTAATCGACAGCCACAGAATCAAAATCAGCCCCCAGTACTTATTGAAGATCACTTTGTATTGTCCGATTATATTCAGACGTGTGAAACAAATTCAGATTTTTTTAAACCAAGAATAATCAAAATATCTGATGATGTTGATCTAATAGGCAATGGATTAGAGATAGTTGGGCAACAATTTGTTCGTATGCGTGACATACGCTGA